A window of the Catalinimonas alkaloidigena genome harbors these coding sequences:
- a CDS encoding transposase gives MQLVGLPPYSPQLNADEQVHGYIKSHWFKNRLFTTISELKTAVAQGFTNLTQKPSLIAKFFYHPDVAFYTN, from the coding sequence ATCCAGTTAGTCGGCTTACCACCCTATTCCCCACAACTGAATGCTGATGAACAGGTGCATGGCTACATCAAGAGTCACTGGTTTAAAAACAGGTTGTTTACCACCATAAGCGAACTAAAAACGGCCGTTGCTCAAGGATTTACGAACCTGACGCAAAAGCCCTCCCTCATCGCCAAATTCTTTTATCATCCTGACGTCGCTTTCTATACTAATTGA